The genomic DNA CAACTATGCCCAATTCAGATATTGCTTTACTAGTTTCAGTGGCCTTTGTTAGATTTAATACTCTAACACCATCCATACCCTCTAATTTTTTATCAACAACCACTATGGAAATAGGTTCTATTCCAGCACCAGCACCTGAACCAAATCCATTATCAGAATCAGAACTATTTACTTGTCCAGCACCAAAACCAAATCCCCATTTCATAAAAGGAATCAATATCTTATCTTCAGTTTCTATTGGATCTCCAACAAAATTTCTAACATTTAAAAGCTTTTTTAATTCATCTACTGTAGTTTTAATAGAATTATCCGTCATATTATCACCTTTATCTTTAATATTTTAGAAACCAAAAATAATAATAAAAATTATAAAAATTTTAAAAGTTAAAAATTTGGTAACTAATTAATCAAATAATGATATATATAATATATAAAACATAGTTAAAATAACTTTTTGAAATTATATAATCAATAAATAATAAAAGCTTCATTTTTGGCTTTATAAAAATAGAAAATTTTTATAAAAAAGAAAAAAATGAAAAAAAATGAAAAAGAAAAAAGAATATCTAAAAAAGAACAATATATCTAAAATAATAATAATGATAAAACCAAAACAAGATATTAATAAACCAAAACGATATAATAATAAACCAAAGTTATATAATATAAACTAAAACAATATATAAAGCTAAATAAACTATATGAACATTTCAAA from Methanobrevibacter arboriphilus JCM 13429 = DSM 1125 includes the following:
- a CDS encoding GerW family sporulation protein produces the protein MTDNSIKTTVDELKKLLNVRNFVGDPIETEDKILIPFMKWGFGFGAGQVNSSDSDNGFGSGAGAGIEPISIVVVDKKLEGMDGVRVLNLTKATETSKAISELGIVATDLIKEIISNYNEQTDKSNSEFVNNPNEDYTEVKDSE